The Lolium rigidum isolate FL_2022 chromosome 2, APGP_CSIRO_Lrig_0.1, whole genome shotgun sequence genomic interval TCGATTGCACAGAACATAATCCTCTACCTTCTCCACTTTTGATCAAACCTTGCTGACATTGGAACACATAATAATAATGGGCCACCTATTTAAGAGTGATGGTAGTGATGTGGCTTCTTCACTTGTGTTGGACTTGTTAAACTGCTCATGAATGTGTTGCCAAAATTCATTGACCGATCGCTTTCAACTTTTCAGGTATAATGCCTTGCGTAGAAGAGCTTGATCATGTCATGCAAAATACGATTCAATTGCATCATCATCGGTCCATTTGAGCTCTCTCTTTTTGCTATTATTCACAGGAGAGTACGGATTTGAAACAAACTTGCGTAAATGAATTGGCATATATCTCCTACCTCATTCACAAGAAAAAAAAGCAAACAATACCTTATAGGCAATGTGCTGAATGCCAATGGTGTGTCCTCAGGATGGGAAGCTAAAGACGTTGTCTTTTCCTATTCCAGAGTTCCTACAATGGCAAGAGGTTGCGGAGATCTCCTCCATCTCCATGGACGCACTCGGCGATGACGGACCAAACAGAGGCGTCAGCAACCCATGAGCATCTACGAAGAATTGACTGGGTGCTGCGATTCGGCCGACCGTCGACAAAGGGACTCAAAGGAGACCACCAGTTGGAGTTTCCTGCAATGACATGGCCACTTGATTCCGGGGATTCCGGCGATGGCAGCCCACGGTGACATGGGTTTACCATATTGAGTACTCGACATAGCTATTCCTGGTATGGATCTAGGACGGAGCATACAAGGCCCATGAAGCCTGAGGGCAAGATGATACAAAATATGCCCATATCGGGTAAAAAGACATTCTAATAAGTAACCGACCCTGGTTAGAACTATGAAATATGGCCTACTATATAACGGCCAGGAGGAGCCACCGGAAAGGGGATCCACAACCTTGTCTTATGACACTTCATTGTAAACCCTGATTTAATACAATCTCGGTGTCTTTAGCCACCACAAAATATACGTCGGATGCCTCGTTTGTCTGACAAGTTGACAAAATCACGAGCGCACTCTTTTCCCCGAAAACCAAAGTTCATAACCATGGGCATTGTCGAGGTTAACCCTCGTCATCCGGCGAGAAATTCAGAATGGGGAGGAGGTTGCGAGATTCTGGGTGGTGTCGGTGAAGGCTATGGCGCGTATCGGCGTAGGCGACGCCGACAATAGTGCGGGCGCGGGAGTTTGGGCGGATAGTAGATTGAGTGGAAAAATTATACTCGGTTGGTCGGTCAAAAAGTAGAAGTAGAGAACCAAGTGGCTGAACGGTTTACTCCTCCAGCCGATAATATGGATCGTTTATCGCTTTGTATCGTTCGGCCGTTTAGCTTTATTtatagagtgaattccactttttactctATAGATGTGCtcttgtgacacatattacctcATTCAACTCAACTTATATTAAAATAGCTTATCTACGATACATAAAACAGAATCTTACCTTTGTCTAGCATTTTGGTTGTTTTGTTAGATAGGACTAGCGTGTTTCATCTATGTGGCACGAAAAAATCTGTAAATGTCAGATGGCATCGACGACAATTATATCCAGATTAATCTTACCCAATTATTTCATTCCTCGTCACTGTACTAGTATTTTTGAAAGCCGGTCATCACCAGACACCTTGCCCAATGGATACACGATGAAAACATGGGTCCTAATGTTTTAGAATTTGTAATTGAGATGACTTATCGGTTAATAGGGTAATTAGTATCACAAATACGTAACTAAGGGTAAAATGTGAAATTcacgagtgaattccacttttgctTCTACATATGTGCTTTCGTGACACATATTACCCGATTTAACTGAACTTATATTAAAATAGCTTATCTAGGAGACTTAAAACACAATCTTACCTACGTTTagtgttttacttgtttttgtTAAATAGAACTTGCGTGTTTCATCTATGTAGCACGGCAAAATGTGTAAAGATCAGATGGCGTCAACGACATTTATATCCAGACTAATTTTACCCAATTATTTCATTCCTCATCACCGTACTAGTATTTTTCAAAGCCATTCATAACCACACACACCTTGCCCAATGGATACGCAACGAAAACATAGGTCCAAATATTTTAGAATTTGTAATCAAGATGATTTAGCGCTCAATAGGGCTATTAATGTCACAAATACATAACTAGGGGGTAAAAAGCAAAATTTACTCCTACTTAAGCAAGTTCAGTTAAGAGGGGTAATATGCGTCGGGACGCACTAAAGCACAATTGTAAAGTAAAAAAGTGAAATTCACTCAAAAAAAAACCGATGAAGTTTGGAAGCCACGGCCTCGTGGAGCCCACCGAGGGCGAGCCAGATTGCTAGTAGACTTTTGTACGCCTGAATTAGCCATCCCGTAAACAGTCCAGCGTTTGGCAATTTGTGTCCTAGTCGATCTACCTATGATTCTATCTGCGGAACGTGCGGCCTAAGGGCTCCCAGGGTATATACCAACCGGCTACCGATGACCTGTGGTTCTGTCTGTCTTAATTTTTTCCAGGGAGAGCTACCATGTCGAGCTACCTATCTAGGCTCGTCGATTACCTTTCTCGAAGCTTCTTCCCCACGCGATCGCCGCCCTCGGCGTCAAACAAGACCTCGTCGGACGTGGTCGTGCGCACCGGCGAGAAGCTGTTCAAGGTCGTCGGCCACTCGTTGATCGAAGATACAAGGAGGATCTCGGAGTGCTTCCATGTGGGCGGCTACGACTGGGCTGTCTGCTACTACCCGAACGGCGTTGCCTCCTCTATTCCTGATGGGCAGTTTGCGTCTGTGTTTCTCATGTTGATGAGCGACTGCGAGAGCAAGGTCAAGGCGTCCTTCACGTTCAGCCTGCTGCAGGACCCTGCCGTATCACCGGCGACTGGGGATGGGGAGAAGAACAAAATTCACGCCACTCTCACCCATAGCTTCATATCCAAGGGTGCTAAGTCGGGTCTGGACAAGTTCGTGAGTAAAGCAGATTTGGCAGCGTTAGAATATCTCAAGGATGATTGCCTAGTGATTAAGTGCAACCTCGAGGTCATTGGCGACCGTGAGAATGCTATCGGCAGTATCATTGTGCCACCATCCAGCCTGAACACCGATCTCCTCAACCTTCTGGAGACGGGCCATAAGGCAGACCTGACTATCAATATTGTTGGCAGCTTCAGAATATTTAAGGTGCACGGGTGCATGCTAGCTGCGCGATCTCCGGTCTTCCGTGCGCTGCTGTGTGGCTCCATGatggagagcaaacaaagcagactCAGCATTGACGATACGGATGCCGATGTTTTCGAGCTTCTGTTGTATTACATATACCACGATTGTCTGCCGGAGTCCATGGATGAGGCCACGGAAGAGGCGACAAACATGGCGCAACATTTGTTTGTCGCCGCTGATCGGTACGGCGTGGAGAGGCTTAAACTGATGTGCCAGAGCAAGCTTAGCCAGTCACTAGATGTCGACACCGTGGGTTTCGTTTTGGATCTTGCAGAACGATGCAACTGCTGTAAACTGAAGGCTCACTGTCTCAGCTACATAGAAAGGAATTGCAACAGGTGGCCAGCTATCGAAGAAACACAAGGGTTCGCACAACTAAAGGTCAACCATCCGCTCCTCGCGCAGGACATTCTTGCCAAGGCGCGACGACGTAGCAAGAACAAACGGAATAGGAAGAAGACCGGAAACAAGCTCCAGAAGAAATAAATCCAATTTGTTCTGATATGCAATTCCAGCATATATACAATGATGAAACTTTGAGGTACAAGTCGATTTTGTACgcattatacactatataaaagacAATCAATTTAGGGCACTTAAGATTGATTTGGGTACTGTTTATATGCTATTTTCCGTGGCTTTCATCCATACGCTCAGCGGCACGTGTCCCATTTTTTTTGTATGTTGATCGAGTCAGGCGACTGATTTCTCCCCGTTTCCCTCTTTTCAACGTGGGAGGTTACCGGTTACCGGCTATCACGTTGTATTTCtatatactagatttagatgtgcgccttggcgcacgaccccatgAAATTTGCTATGCTTTCGATTTTGTATAACAACAAAAAATAAGATGGAAAATGATAATATACTTTTCAGGTTTTATAAAACAAAGTTGATAGGATGAAATTAGGATGCAGCACACGAAAGCACGAACAGACTGGCTCGCTCGTGAGCAACAAAAGCAGGCAAGAAATGCTTTGTGAAACATATATAATAAGCTCATAAAATGAACGGAACATCATAAACATAATTGCTGGAACTATACAAAATTTCAAAGATATCAATCTAATTAACCTAGCAGATAACGGTGATACCAGTCAAAAGCAACAAAATGGACAAACTGAAAGAGGCTATAAACAACTGTACACTACATGAGTGCATAACAATTGTAAGTTCAGGAATAGTAGGCCATCATTTTCTCCAAACAATCACATGCAAGAGAGTTGATCAATTCAGAAAGAGATTTCCTCAGATAGTCGCCTACTTGGTGACGCAGAGTAATATTGGTAGCCATTGAAGAATTTGCGTTGGGTTCAATGGTCGACTCTAgtgaaagaaaattaaaaaaagatCAGCCAGTATCATTCAATATTCCATTACAGACAAGTCAGGATAAAATGTTGTACCTAGCAGGGAGGACAATTATTTGAGGGATGTCTGCGTTGATGTACCATCTACACGCTTTCCTCACGGCTAGACCCGTTTGCACTGCAAATATATGATAACAGGAAAGAAAGAAATGATAGCATGCTGGCATCTCTAACAAAATAAAGAGCCGATACCGGAATAATCTCAAACAGTGGTCGTAGCCATCCTCAAGTAATCAACGGCATCACAATTTTTTAGTAACCACATTATCCAACATTTTGTCATTTTCAGAAGTTTCTAACTCGGTGTGCTTTTTTTTCTGGCATAGAAAGAAACTGAATTTCATATAATATTAAGGATAGATCATTCATATAATATTAAGGGTAGATCAGTTGATCTTAGATTACGCAACCATGAAACTATACCTCTACTGCTTACTCTCAGTCTGAAATCAAACTAAAGGAGGTAAGGGCTAATTGTTCAGGTCAACTCAACCCAAACAACGGATATAATTGAATTCGCAATCTTGACGCACAAGAATGTAATCATGTGGCACATTCACCTACAGGTAAGGGGGATTTGGGTAAGCCACTTAAAATTTCCACATAAGGGTTACATATAATGTTTCAGATCCTCCCCGGCACAAAAGAAATATAAATTAGAACTTTGGGAAAAGGCTATTACTCAAAAGAGAGGTGACCTTTAATAGGTTCGATGATGTAGGCTACATCCAAAAGCAAGAAGCTAATTGACTGGTTTTCAAACAGTTGACTTTTAAATATTTTTGTGCTAGGTTTTAGAAAAATGGTTTGATAAATCAGTTGGAAGTTTGAACCATCCAAAGCAGCAAAACATAATCTTGACTGGAGTCTATTAACTCTGTCAAACAATATGGATCGTGTAAAATACTAAAGATAAAAAATAAACAATTAATTCATTATAATTCCGAAATAGAAATTTTCACATAAATATAGTCGCTTAAATTTTAAGAAACTAATGAGCGAAATGGTCTCAGTGAACAATAACAGCTACACCAAAGAGGCTTGAGACAACAAACATTCGTTGGTCTCTAGAGTTGCAAAAGAACAACCAGTTGCATAATACTGACACggccagaagaaaaaggaagtataTAAGAAAAGAACCGTAGTTCTACACCATAGAGTCGGAAGTAGTTAACCCACGGTGTGCTATGCTACTCGTTAAACAGATTGTTAGCTAAATTGGTAGAGTCTGCAAAACTTGGTAAGAGGAATAGTAACCAGATATGTGCAAGAGCTAACCAGGATTGATCGATGCTCAGATACCAATTATTGTGCAGTCAGAGAAGCTAAAACACATTTAAGAAATTTAGAGATGGCACATATTAgactgaggtatacgatcactacGATGAGTAACTTCACTACGATGCTTTCGTGAGGTATACAATCATTAAACTGGTATGTCCTTGCGGTCGATGATAAAGATCAGAACTAACCCCACCAGCTTAAATAACACATGCCCCTAACAGATATAAACAGGAAAGTATCAGAAAGTAGAGTACATAAAAGAGATCCATTTTGAAAGAATAAGCACCGAACCAATACCTTCACTGCATATCAAGATGAGTAGTAGAGGCATGGAAAGCTAGAACACATCGGCACAGATGAACCTGAAAAACAGAAATaaaactgcatgttgtagtttcatctatggattttcaccaagtgcataAGAAGTGGGCACTAACTGGACAGAAGAAACATTATGAGATAAAATTGAAAGGCCATACCAGAATAGATGACCCGATTTGGAACTACAGCTGAAGTGAAACATGTGCACAACTACATGATCAATTATCTGAAAATAAAGATGACATGTTTTGTTAACTTTCATGCTTGATGCGTTCAGCATGGAGGATCCAATTGGATCGAAACATTGCATATTCAGACAAACTTAGTCAAACATTGGGAGGGAAAATACCTCCTATATATATAGTATTCCCATCCTGTTTCTCATACCTGCATGTAGCTATAGGATTTATAACCATAGCAACAAATGATAAGTTAATTTTTTAGGCTCCCTATCAAATAAAGAGCAGCAATTTGGCCGTGAAGGAAAAGGAGCAGCAACCTCTATTTTGACCGATGCACGGAAATTGCAGACGTAACGAAAATGATAGTGGATTACTAATAATATCCTTAACCATGCTATCGAAGAAGGGCAGCTCAATTTAGCCACCATCATTTCCACCAACATAACAGATCTGTTATCTAACCAGATAATATGGATAAGGAAAGTTAGGAAAGTTGTTGCTTAATTAAATTGCCTATGTAAAGCGCAGGGACATAGATTATTTCCTGGTTAGCGCATCAGTATCAGAACACTACGGATCAAAACACCGTATACACCCCCTTGAAGAGCACCATACGCCCATCACTTAAACCATCGTTATATCAGGGAGGGAGAGCAGGACAGGGCCATACCAAAAAAGCAGTGGTGAGGCAACCTCCGCATGGTTGAGAAAGGCAGGGGCATCGCGAAGAAGCCGCAGTGGCATGACCTCCCCGTGATGGAGCAGGGGATGGAGGAAGCAAGGTCAAGCAAATAATATAGCAGGGAGAGGTGGCTTGGGAGACATGGCTACCAGCCCAGCTCCTACGCCGCCAACGCCATCACTCACAGACCTATAAGAACAATAACATTTGACATTTTCATCATACACATGTTGTGCAACCGGAAATGAAGATAGAATGGgccattgcatgatattgtgttcATGATGTGATGAACACAATATCATGCAACATTCAAGAAATATATAAACATCTTAGCTGAAAGAAAATATTTATTTGACTTTAAGAATTAGTAATGATGTATAATTCATGGTAAGCAAATAAAAATCTACAATGTAAACACACTTAGGTAATAAGTTAGCACCAGAGGCCAAATTGGTTCATTGGAAGAGTTATGTTGTGCTGCCAAACCAACCAAAACTAAACCACCACTTCTAGAGTCTCTACCATGTATACCCAAACCAAAGGTCAGATAGGAACATTGTAGGACAGTAACTATTGATTTTAAGTGATGAACCTTGAACTATGGAGCAGATTTTTCACCTAAAATTAATTTTAGAACTCCATTTATATCTCACTTATCATGTTTACATGTTCACTAACATGAGTAAACTCCAATAAGGCCTAGCCGCTCACAGGAACTCCGTTGTCATATGCTGACAACATGAATATACATTGTAACAGTATACAGACGTCTTGTAATGGAACAAGTACATGCAATGGACATTATAAGTCATATATTCACCACAGATTTCTCTAATGATTTAAACCCTGTAACTGTACAGAAAGCTGAAAATTAAAATCATGGATGCAGATGAAGACTAATTGCAATAAAAGTCAAATTTGAGAACCATCAGGTCAACATGGATACGAGCATACAGTCTGCATCGATGTTCATAGGACAAACAACCAATTACGGAGAGAAAAATAGTTACCAGTAATCTGAAAAATATAGTTAGATAGCACTAAGTGAAGGAACAAAGTAGAAGGTTGTAACATAAGCTATAGTGGCAGTTTGGTACCTTACTTGCATGCCATTGTTGGGTTCAGACCCCACACGAGCAGCTCCGGTGAGGGCATTGCCGGTGCCTCAACCTCCTTGAGCCTTGAGCGAGGCCTCGGATTTTGTTAGAAGAAACTATGAACCTAGGGCAGCACAAATTGTAAGAAATGGAACAAATCAAGAGAAGTAAAGGGGGAAAATCATGACATAAGTTCTTACCATTAGATCAGATAGAACACGCAAACTTTGTTCCTTTAGGTGGACTGAAATGAACAATTATCTCAAACCTGAATCATGGAGGGAAGGAAAAACCTGGCCCTATATAATTCTGAACCTATGAAAATACATATCATTTGGTAATATTCTCTACCCAAAAGGAATTATGCATATACCAGTATGCcaataaaaaaaacaaatctagCATATACGCTGATCAAGGGGCTAGAAAAGGGAGCTGCTCTAGAAGGATCATGCAATCAGATAGCATGTCCAACTACATAACCTCTGTATTTTTTATCTTTATTTGAGAAATAGAACATGATGCAAAATGTTGGTATTTCCTGCATGTAGCCACTGACCCCTTTGGCTGTACATGTATCCAAAATAAGGCAACCAAATTAAGGTGCAAAACAATACATCAGATAGTTTTTAAATAGTAATGCTCCAAAACTATCTATATCTTTCATGCTCCATATA includes:
- the LOC124689693 gene encoding BTB/POZ and MATH domain-containing protein 2-like, producing the protein MSSYLSRLVDYLSRSFFPTRSPPSASNKTSSDVVVRTGEKLFKVVGHSLIEDTRRISECFHVGGYDWAVCYYPNGVASSIPDGQFASVFLMLMSDCESKVKASFTFSLLQDPAVSPATGDGEKNKIHATLTHSFISKGAKSGLDKFVSKADLAALEYLKDDCLVIKCNLEVIGDRENAIGSIIVPPSSLNTDLLNLLETGHKADLTINIVGSFRIFKVHGCMLAARSPVFRALLCGSMMESKQSRLSIDDTDADVFELLLYYIYHDCLPESMDEATEEATNMAQHLFVAADRYGVERLKLMCQSKLSQSLDVDTVGFVLDLAERCNCCKLKAHCLSYIERNCNRWPAIEETQGFAQLKVNHPLLAQDILAKARRRSKNKRNRKKTGNKLQKK